The genomic stretch GTCCACCACCTTGGTGTCGCCGGTGACCAGCCGGACACCGGCGGCCCGGGCGGCGGCGCCCATCGCTTGGGCGATCCGGCCCAGGTCCGCCATCGCCGTGCCCTCCTGCAGGATGAAGGCGGCCGACAGGTACAGCGGCGTCGCGCCCACCATGGCGAGGTCGTTGACCGTGCCGTTGACCGCCAGGTCGCCGATCGAGCCACCCGGGAAGAACATCGGCTTGACCACGAACGAGTCGGTGGAGAACGCGATCCGGGTGTCGCCGGCCGTGACCACCGCGCAGTCCGCCAGTTCGGTGGCGGCGCCGGCCGCGCCGTACCCCGGCAGGAACAGGTGCTCGACCAGCTCGCCGGACATCGCACCACCGCCGCCGTGTCCCATCACCACGGCCGGGGTGTCGCGCAGCGGCACCGGACAGGTCCAGTTCTCGAAGTCCAGCTCGGCGGTCATGAGATCTGCACCAGGTCCAGCCGGCGGTACGCGTAGTAGGCCGCGCATGCACCCTCGGAGGACACCATGGTCGCGCCCAGCGGGTTGCGGGGAGTGCACTGCTTGCCGAACGCCGCGCACTCGTTCGGCTTCAGCAGACCCTGCAGCACCTCGCCGGAACGGCACAGCGCTGACTCCTGGGTGTGCAGGCCGGACACGTCGAACCGCAGCTCGGCGTCGAATTCCCGGTACCGCTCGGAGAGCCGCCAGCCGCTGCCGGGGATCGTCCCGATGCCGCGCCAGGTCCGGTCGGTCACCTCGAACACGTCGCGCAGCATGGCCATCGCGGCGACGTTGCCCTCGGCGCGGACCGCCCGCGGGTACGCGTTCTCCAGCTCGTGCCGCCCGGATTCCAGCTGTACCAGCGTCCGGCGGATGCCTTCCAGGATGTCCAGCGGCTCGAACCCGGTGACCACGATCGGCACGCCGTACTTCTCGGCCAGCGGCGGGTACTCGGCGGTGCCCATCACGCTGCACACGTGCCCGGCCGCCAGGAACGCCTGGACCCGGCAGCGCGGCGACTCCATGATCGCGGCGATCGCCGGTGGCACCAGCACGTGTGACACGAGCAGCGAGAAGTTCGGTATGCCGAGCCGCCGGGCCTGGTAGACGGTCATCGCGTTGGCCGGCGCGGTGGTCTCGAAACCGATGCCGAAGAAGACCACCTGCCGGTCCGGGTTCTCCCGGGCGAGCTTCAACGCGTCCAACGGCGAATAGACCACCCGT from Paractinoplanes brasiliensis encodes the following:
- the hypD gene encoding hydrogenase formation protein HypD — translated: MKYLDEFSNPDLARRLVDQIHAVTTRPWAMMEVCGGQTHSIIRHGIDQLLPEGVEMIHGPGCPVCVTPLEIIDKALAIAAQPGVIFCSFGDMLRVPGSSQDLFGIKSAGGDVRVVYSPLDALKLARENPDRQVVFFGIGFETTAPANAMTVYQARRLGIPNFSLLVSHVLVPPAIAAIMESPRCRVQAFLAAGHVCSVMGTAEYPPLAEKYGVPIVVTGFEPLDILEGIRRTLVQLESGRHELENAYPRAVRAEGNVAAMAMLRDVFEVTDRTWRGIGTIPGSGWRLSERYREFDAELRFDVSGLHTQESALCRSGEVLQGLLKPNECAAFGKQCTPRNPLGATMVSSEGACAAYYAYRRLDLVQIS